The Cydia splendana chromosome Z, ilCydSple1.2, whole genome shotgun sequence genome window below encodes:
- the LOC134804973 gene encoding uncharacterized protein LOC134804973 — MGNKQLNKKKTSRKRQLGRFQQTMELTKRRKLDNFTAEHDTISLDYIELQNMEMESPISSTTDIQSNDEATGSNILNPRIAQVDDTYRVPSILEEEDTHELQISFNVEEELPDKTVGRRIVAVSYHSIRFLTFYPIKDCMETIYINAIFHRQNRNFLVLFILQDGLFVTLTSRSHIVLFGAFRE, encoded by the exons atgggtaacaagcaattgaataaaaagaagacatctcgaaaaagacaactcggaagattccaacaaacaatggaactaac gaaaagaagaaaattgGATAATTTCACAGCCGAACATGATACTATATCTTTAGACTACATCGA actgcaaaatatggaaatggaatctccgatttcatcaaccactgacattcaaagtaacga TGAGGCGACCGGCTCAAACATTTTGAACCCACGCATTGCACAGGTGGATGACACTTATCGGGTTCCTAGTATATTAGAGGAAGAAGATACCCATGAG ttacaaATATCGTTCAATGTGGAAGAAGAGCTTCCTGACAAAACCGTCGGTCGAAGAATTGTCGCAGTTAGTTACCATTCGattcgattcctcacattttatccaataaaagattgtatggaaactatatacataaacgcaatatttcaccgacaaaatcgcaattttcttgttttgttcatacttcaagatggactctttgtgaccttgacgtcacggtcacatatcgttttgttcggggcgtttcgcgagtga
- the LOC134805091 gene encoding uncharacterized protein LOC134805091, which yields MKPPKAGPFKDKHTAAESGTPDEPSKQVIDPSWEIRCKPRGKPAQTDTNVPLRKLSQRKRQRLQKRREAVDRSSENKQEVDAPKGQSEEATTTAKQNQAKKPEGKAKRARLDETISPRGDHKKQRTDASAGTSEPPSSFAAAAAADLTVAITNDRTGRLTQQDAAQVEKKIGDAIYQVAIETDIDTVSEAPAFSGRPRFVDGYLKLWCQDANTKTWLMKWLASATLQNRDRLVGKREDEMVRNTRCGILIPSLEENLTKMGRVLNFQNPWAMVRKWTLHQSNPLKKRACTLLLVGIPEDVVPAVMEKGRRLNYLCGTVYIRFQHSEGRFRDSEDQEEHTGGEHGQRGGQPRRKHTKKTSCDKNLFLLIRIQLRSNTFHRS from the coding sequence ATGAAGCCTCCAAAAGCTGGACCCTTTAAGGACAAACATACGGCAGCCGAGAGCGGGACACCTGATGAACCCTCGAAGCAGGTCATAGATCCCAGCTGGGAGATCAGGTGCAAACCAAGAGGGAAGCCTGCCCAGACCGACACGAACGTACCCTTGCGGAAGCTTTCGCAGAGGAAGAGGCAGCGGCTACAAAAGCGAAGAGAAGCAGTAGACCGCTCCTCGGAGAACAAACAGGAGGTTGACGCCCCGAAGGGACAGAGCGAGGAAGCGACGACCACTGCAAAACAAAACCAGGCGAAGAAACCAGAAGGGAAAGCCAAAAGAGCACGCCTGGATGAAACCATATCCCCTAGAGGTGATCACAAAAAACAGCGGACTGACGCCTCCGCGGGGACCAGCGAACCACCCTCCTCCTTTGCGGCGGCAGCAGCGGCGGACCTGACGGTGGCGATCACCAATGATCGCACGGGCAGGCTGACGCAGCAGGACGCAGCACAGGTGGAGAAGAAAATCGGGGACGCCATCTACCAGGTGGCCATCGAAACCGATATAGACACCGTATCGGAGGCCCCAGCGTTCTCAGGAAGACCCAGATTTGTGGATGGGTACCTGAAGCTCTGGTGCCAGGACGCAAATACCAAGACATGGCTGATGAAGTGGTTGGCGTCGGCCACCCTACAAAACAGAGACCGTCTAGTCGGGAAGAGGGAGGACGAGATGGTCAGAAACACAAGGTGCGGCATTCTGATCCCGTCCCTTGAAGAGAACCTGACGAAGATGGGAAGAGTCCTGAATTTCCAGAACCCATGGGCTATGGTGAGGAAGTGGACTCTCCACCAATCAAACCCCCTGAAGAAAAGGGCCTGCACCCTACTCCTGGTGGGAATACCTGAAGACGTCGTTCCAGCGGTGATGGAAAAGGGAAGGAGGCTGAACTACCTATGTGGGACAGTCTACATCCGATTCCAGCACAGCGAAGGGCGCTTCAGGGATTCTGAAGACCAGGAAGAACACACCGGAGGAGAACACGGACAGAGGGGAGGACAACCCAGAAGGAAGCACACCAAAAAAACCAGTTGTGATAAAAACTTATTTCTTCTTATTCGTATCCAGTTACGATCGAACACTTTTCACCGTTCATAA